From Oryza sativa Japonica Group chromosome 4, ASM3414082v1, one genomic window encodes:
- the LOC4337469 gene encoding PH, RCC1 and FYVE domains-containing protein 1 → MADPVDIDKALIALKKGTQLLKYGRKGKPKFTPFRLSNDESTLIWVSNNKEKSLKLSSVSRVLSGQRTLVFQRFLLPEKDHLSFSLIYNDGKRSLDLICKDKVEAEVWFAGLNVLISPGQHGSQHQHIDGIRNGALSFECGRDSSLSSSSAYTTDSFENKLSSANSAKDRSSGEFTYSERTDVSDMQVKGASSDIRISVSSALSTSSHGSGDDSESFGDVYVWGEVMCDTTCRQGSDSNAYSATAATDILVPKPLESNVMLDVSYVACGVKHAALVTRQAEVFTWGEECSGRLGHGAGTSIFQPRLVESLSICNVETIACGEFHTCAITATGDLYTWGDGTHNAGLLGHGSNVSHWIPKRVSGPLEGLQVSAVSCGTWHTALITSSGKLYTFGDGTFGVLGHGNRETISYPKEVESLKGLRTISVSCGVWHTAAVVEVIMAQSNTSSGKLFTWGDGDKYRLGHGDRSSKLKPTCVPSLIDYNFHKAVCGHTLTIGLTTSGHIFTAGSSVYGQLGNPNNDGRYPRLVEEKLGGGGVVEVACGAYHVAVLTQSGEVYTWGKGANGRLGHGDIADRKTPTFVEALRDRSVKRIACGSGFTAAICQHKSVSGMEQSQCSSCRQPFGFTRKRHNCYNCGLVHCHSCSSKKALRAALSPNPGKPYRVCDSCYLKLSKVLDSGIGHNKNNTPRIPGDSKADKMDSKGNRVASANSSDMIKNLDVKAAKQTKKYDYPPQFPAILQLKDIPFIGAADQQPNDSTYSSPLLRLPNLNSSSSLSSESFDILRDANELLKQEVQKLKEEVNSLRQQREQQDADLQKSEAKAHEAMTLASEEASKSKAAKDVIKSLTAQLKEMAERLPPASCDTKQTRQPYLPGGAVSPDTGRENQKRYEPGSFQYPQTPTSVASARFNGFLAQAHQISEPNGNTMVPHDSRHENNGNTKEFPVAQQMTNGGMTGYRPRTEDHDRRETERFQINLHGFNMRGSSSPSNQVEAEWIEQYEPGVYLTLVSLRDGTKELKRVRFSRRRFGEHQAESWWNDNREKVYDKYNVRGTDRISSVMTA, encoded by the exons ATGGCAGATCCCGTCGATATCGACAAG GCACTTATTGCTTTAAAGAAAGGCACCCAACTGCTTAAATATGGTCGCAAGGGGAAGCCAAAATTTACTCCCTTCAGACTATCAAAT GATGAATCAACACTAATTTGGGTCTCAAATAACAAAGAGAAAAGTTTGAAGCTATCATCTGTGTCTAGAGTTCTCTCGGGACAAAGAACA TTGGTTTTTCAACGTTTTCTGCTCCCTGAGAAGGACCATTTATCCTTCTCACTCATATATAATGATGGCAAGCGGTCTCTTGATCTG ATCTGCAAGGATAAAGTTGAGGCAGAAGTATGGTTTGCAGGCCTTAATGTATTGATATCTCCTGGACAGCATGGATCCCAACACCAACACATTGATGGAATACGCAACGGTGCCCTGTCTTTTGAG TGTGGCAGAGATAGTAGCCTAAGCAGTAGCTCTGCTTATACAACGGATTCCTTTGAGAATAAGTTGAGCTCAGCGAATTCTGCCAAGGATCGTTCTTCAGGAGAATTTACATATTCAGAAAGGACAGATGTGTCAGATATGCAAGTGAAAGGTGCTTCTTCAGACATTCGAATCAGTGTTTCCAGTGCTCTCAGCACATCCAGCCATGGTTCTGGAGATGATTCTGAATCTTTTGGAGATGTTTATGTATGGGGGGAAGTCATGTGTGACACTACTTGTAGGCAAGGATCTGACAGTAATGCTTACTCTGCTACTGCAGCTACTGATATTCTTGTACCGAAGCCCTTAGAGTCAAATGTAATGCTTGATGTCAGTTATGTGGCTTGTGGTGTGAAGCACGCGGCACTGGTTACTCGACAGGCAGAGGTATTTACATGGGGAGAAGAATGCAGTGGCCGTCTTGGTCATGGGGCCGGCACAAGCATTTTTCAACCACGTCTTGTTGAGTCATTGTCTATCTGCAATGTCGAAACAATTGCCTGTGGTGAATTCCATACTTGTGCTATCACTGCAACTGGTGACCTTTACACCTGGGGAGATGGTACCCACAACGCTGGACTCCTTGGTCATGGAAGTAACGTGAGCCACTGGATTCCAAAAAGAGTTTCAGGTCCTTTGGAGGGCCTTCAGGTGTCAGCTGTTTCTTGTGGCACATGGCATACTGCTTTGATAACCAGTTCTGGAAAATTGTACACGTTTGGTGATGGCACATTTGGAGTCTTAGGTCATGGAAATAGAGAAACTATTTCATACCCGAAAGAAGTGGAGTCATTGAAGGGTTTGAGGACAATTTCTGTTTCATGTGGGGTGTGGCatactgctgctgttgttgaGGTTATCATGGCACAGTCAAATACTTCATCTGGAAAGCTATTTACATGGGGTGATGGAGATAAATATCGCCTTGGGCATGGTGACAGGTCTTCAAAACTGAAACCAACCTGTGTGCCTTCATTAATAGATTACAATTTCCATAAGGCTGTGTGTGGTCATACTCTAACAATTGGATTGACTACTTCAGGCCATATATTTACTGCTGGGAGCTCTGTGTATGGACAGCTTGGCAATCCCAATAATGATGGAAGGTATCCACGCCTAGTTGAAGAGAagcttggtggtggtggtgttgtggAAGTTGCGTGTGGAGCTTATCATGTTGCGGTATTGACACAGAGCGGTGAAGTCTACACATGGGGTAAGGGTGCAAATGGAAGATTGGGTCATGGTGATATTGCAGATCGTAAGACACCTACATTTGTTGAGGCTTTAAGGGATAGGTCTGTAAAACGCATCGCTTGTGGATCAGGCTTCACAGCTGCAATTTGTCAACATAAATCGGTGTCTGGGATGGAGCAGTCTCAGTGCTCATCATGCAGACAGCCATTTGGGTTCACCCGAAAGAGGCACAACTGTTATAACTGTGGATTAGTACACTGCCATTCCTGCAGTTCAAAAAAGGCTCTAAGAGCAGCATTGTCCCCTAATCCTGGAAAGCCATATCGCGTATGTGATTCATGTTACCTGAAACTAAGTAAAGTTTTGGATTCTGGAATCGGTCATAACAAGAACAATACGCCTCGCATACCAGGTGATTCCAAGGCTGATAAAATGGACTCAAAGGGAAACAGAGTTGCATCCGCTAATAGCTCAGATATGatcaagaacttggatgtgaagGCAGCAAAGCAGACAAAGAAGTATGACTATCCACCACAGTTCCCTGCGATTTTGCAGCTGAAGGACATCCCTTTCATTGGGGCTGCTGACCAGCAACCTAATGACTCCACATATAGTTCACCTTTGTTGAGGCTGCCAAATCTGAATTCTTCTAGTTCCTTGTCCTCAGAAAGCTTTGATATTCTTAGAGATGCAAATGAACTTCTGAAGCAAGAGGTTCAAAAACTAAAAGAAGAG GTTAACAGCTTGAGGCAGCAACGTGAACAGCAAGATGCAGATTTGCAGAAATCAGAGGCAAAAGCTCATGAGGCCATGACCCTGGCCTCTGAAGAAGCATCCAAATCGAAGGCTGCAAAGGATGTTATTAAATCACTAACAGCACAG CTAAAAGAAATGGCTGAAAGGCTTCCTCCAGCATCATGTGACACGAAGCAAACACGGCAGCCTTATCTACCTGGTGGTGCAGTTTCTCCTGATACAGGGAGAGAAAACCAAAAGAGATATGAGCCAGGCAGCTTCCAGTACCCACAAACACCTACTTCTGTTGCATCGGCCCGGTTTAATGGGTTCCTTGCTCAAGCCCATCAAATAAGTGAACCCAATGGTAACACGATGGTTCCACATGACAGCAGGCATGAAAACAATGGCAACACTAAGGAGTTCCCAGTTGCGCAGCAGATGACCAATGGTGGGATGACGGGGTATCGCCCAAGAACAGAAGATCATGATCGGCGGGAAACAGAAAGGTTCCAAATAAACCTCCATGGTTTCAACATGAGAGGTTCTAGCTCACCCAGCAACCAAGTCGAAGCTGAATGGATAGAACAATACGAACCAGGGGTATACTTAACACTAGTTTCTCTTCGTGATGGAACCAAGGAGCTGAAAAGAGTGCGGTTCAG CCGGAGAAGATTTGGAGAGCATCAGGCGGAATCATGGTGGAATGACAACCGTGAAAAAGTGTACGACAAATACAACGTGCGGGGAACTGATCGGATTTCTTCAGTGATGACAGCGTAG